From the genome of Paraburkholderia flava, one region includes:
- a CDS encoding YciI family protein codes for MRVMVMVKATNESETGKMPSTELLAAMGKFNEELVKAGVMLMGEGMHPSSRGKRVHFSGSKRTVINGPFAETKELVAGFWLWQVKSMEEAVEWVRRCPNPMLTDSDIEIRPLYEVADFGAEFTPELQADEERHRAEIVKAAKKPQ; via the coding sequence ATGCGTGTCATGGTGATGGTGAAAGCGACGAACGAATCGGAAACCGGCAAGATGCCCAGCACGGAGCTGTTAGCGGCAATGGGCAAGTTCAACGAAGAACTGGTCAAAGCCGGCGTGATGCTCATGGGCGAAGGGATGCATCCGAGTTCGCGCGGCAAGCGGGTGCATTTCTCGGGCAGCAAGCGCACCGTGATCAATGGGCCATTCGCCGAAACGAAGGAACTCGTCGCGGGGTTCTGGCTGTGGCAAGTCAAATCGATGGAGGAAGCGGTCGAGTGGGTGCGGCGCTGCCCGAATCCGATGCTCACCGACTCCGACATCGAAATCCGTCCGCTGTATGAAGTCGCCGATTTCGGCGCCGAATTCACGCCCGAACTGCAAGCGGACGAGGAACGTCATCGTGCGGAGATTGTGAAGGCCGCGAAGAAGCCGCAGTGA
- a CDS encoding AraC family transcriptional regulator: MPKALPPDLHTGPDHGRSLARHYVRGTRIDPHRHDWAQVLYAAAGVMWVEIGREALVVPPQRAVWLPPDTEHSISMMSAVDMRNVYLHKRYVQHLSKAPDVFDVSGLLRELITTLAEHEPERDEKYLQTAYRLIVMELAHARRHVQRIPLPGPSDKRLTMLCEAVIAHPSLEIGFEQHAETVGASSRTLSRLFQRELGMGFAEWRRQVQLAVAVSWLAEGQPVSRVARSLGYLPSSFSDMFRRELGVPPTGLHPHRTLEESSGEDSTT; the protein is encoded by the coding sequence ATGCCCAAAGCCCTTCCACCCGATCTGCACACCGGCCCCGATCACGGACGCTCGCTCGCGCGACACTACGTGCGCGGCACGCGCATCGATCCGCATCGGCACGACTGGGCGCAGGTGTTGTATGCGGCGGCGGGTGTGATGTGGGTGGAGATCGGCAGGGAAGCGCTCGTCGTGCCGCCGCAGCGCGCCGTGTGGTTGCCGCCGGACACCGAGCATTCGATCTCGATGATGAGCGCCGTCGACATGCGCAACGTCTATCTGCACAAGCGCTACGTGCAGCATCTGAGCAAGGCGCCGGACGTGTTCGACGTGAGCGGACTGCTGCGCGAACTGATCACGACGCTCGCCGAGCATGAACCCGAGCGCGACGAAAAATATCTGCAGACTGCGTATCGGCTCATCGTGATGGAACTCGCGCATGCGCGCCGGCACGTGCAGCGTATTCCGCTGCCGGGTCCGTCGGACAAGCGGCTCACGATGCTGTGCGAAGCGGTGATCGCACACCCGTCACTGGAGATTGGTTTCGAACAGCACGCGGAGACAGTCGGTGCGAGTTCGCGCACGCTGTCGCGGCTGTTTCAACGCGAGCTCGGAATGGGCTTCGCCGAATGGCGACGTCAGGTGCAGCTCGCGGTCGCCGTGTCGTGGCTCGCGGAGGGGCAGCCGGTGAGTCGTGTCGCGCGTTCGCTCGGCTATCTGCCGAGCAGTTTCAGCGACATGTTTCGCCGCGAACTCGGCGTACCGCCTACTGGCCTGCATCCGCACCGGACGCTCGAAGAGTCGTCCGGCGAGGACAGCACGACCTGA
- the thrS gene encoding threonine--tRNA ligase yields MEEVDHRALGQALDLFHQQDEGPGMVFWHPRGWALYRAIENYIQTRMQQAGFREIRTPQLLARSLWERSGHWDKFGAAMYSLDSDGRDACLKPMSCPCHVQIFGQRVRSHRELPVRYAEFGAVHRAEPSGALHGLMRARAFTQDDAHVFCTPEQVIDELVRFCALLRHVYADFGFERFDVALSTRPASRAGDDAMWDRAEALLARAAEAAGLAPRIQPGDGAFYGPKLEFLLTDRYGRDWQCGTAQLDYVLPDRLDASYVGSDGAKARPVMIHHAVLGSLERFIGILLEHHDGWLPGWLAPDQVVVANIGEREHDYACRLAARFTDAGLRVLSDFRAERLPRKIVDARAYRLPVMAIVGAREAASGAVTLRRRDGTQATLHADEAIARLREECASPAGRVEQLRLALDEAVGAA; encoded by the coding sequence GTGGAAGAAGTCGATCATCGTGCGCTTGGCCAGGCGCTCGATCTGTTTCATCAGCAGGACGAAGGCCCTGGCATGGTCTTCTGGCATCCGCGCGGATGGGCGTTGTATCGCGCGATAGAAAACTACATCCAGACGCGAATGCAGCAGGCTGGCTTTCGCGAGATCCGTACTCCGCAACTGCTCGCACGATCGCTGTGGGAACGAAGCGGCCATTGGGACAAGTTTGGCGCGGCGATGTACTCGCTCGACAGCGATGGACGTGACGCTTGTCTGAAGCCGATGAGCTGTCCGTGTCACGTGCAGATTTTCGGGCAGCGTGTGCGGTCGCATCGCGAGCTGCCGGTGCGCTATGCGGAGTTCGGCGCGGTGCACCGCGCGGAGCCTTCGGGGGCATTGCATGGACTGATGCGGGCGCGCGCGTTCACGCAGGACGATGCGCACGTGTTCTGCACGCCGGAGCAGGTGATCGACGAGTTGGTGCGCTTCTGCGCATTGCTGCGGCACGTGTACGCTGATTTCGGCTTCGAGCGCTTCGACGTGGCGCTATCGACGCGTCCCGCGAGTCGCGCGGGCGACGACGCGATGTGGGACCGTGCAGAAGCGCTGCTTGCGCGAGCCGCCGAAGCGGCGGGTCTTGCCCCGCGCATTCAACCGGGCGACGGTGCGTTCTACGGACCGAAGCTCGAATTCCTGCTGACCGACCGCTATGGGCGCGATTGGCAATGCGGCACGGCGCAACTCGACTACGTGCTGCCCGATCGGCTCGATGCCAGCTATGTCGGGAGCGACGGCGCGAAAGCGCGCCCCGTGATGATCCATCATGCGGTGCTCGGCAGTCTCGAGCGTTTCATCGGCATCCTGCTCGAACACCATGATGGCTGGCTACCGGGCTGGCTCGCGCCGGACCAGGTCGTTGTCGCGAACATCGGCGAGCGGGAACACGACTACGCATGCAGGCTCGCGGCGCGCTTCACCGATGCCGGGCTGCGCGTGCTGTCCGACTTTCGTGCGGAGCGTCTGCCGCGCAAGATCGTCGATGCGCGTGCATATCGATTGCCGGTGATGGCAATCGTCGGGGCGCGCGAAGCGGCAAGTGGTGCGGTGACACTGCGGCGGCGCGACGGTACGCAGGCGACGCTGCACGCCGACGAGGCGATCGCGAGGTTGCGCGAAGAGTGTGCTTCTCCAGCCGGTCGAGTAGAGCAGTTGCGTCTGGCGCTCGACGAGGCGGTCGGTGCGGCTTAG
- a CDS encoding uridylate kinase, with protein sequence MTDTRAKAVETLASRIVEMNSPGPLRIAIDGRTASGKTTLANELATAIQQSGRPVIRTSIDGFHRPKAERYARGRYSAEGYYRDARDLDAIVRLLLAPLGPQGDRSYCTTSFDLAADVPLPLTFEVADPHAVLVVDGTFLQRPELKPWWDFTVFVDTDEHVAERRGIARDAAHMGDLELATRLFAERYRPAFELYAREVDPVAEADAIWANNDVDNPRLRIKTEVR encoded by the coding sequence ATGACAGACACCCGCGCGAAAGCAGTCGAGACCCTGGCCAGCAGAATCGTCGAAATGAATTCGCCGGGGCCGCTACGAATCGCAATCGACGGACGCACTGCATCGGGCAAGACAACCCTCGCCAACGAGCTTGCAACTGCAATCCAGCAATCGGGCCGCCCCGTAATCCGGACATCGATCGATGGCTTTCACCGGCCCAAGGCCGAACGCTATGCGCGGGGCCGCTATTCGGCGGAGGGCTACTACCGGGACGCTCGCGACCTCGACGCGATCGTGCGTCTTCTGCTCGCGCCGCTCGGACCGCAAGGAGATCGAAGCTACTGCACGACATCGTTCGATCTTGCCGCAGACGTACCGCTGCCGCTGACGTTCGAGGTCGCCGATCCACACGCGGTACTCGTCGTCGACGGTACGTTTCTGCAACGCCCGGAGCTGAAACCGTGGTGGGACTTCACGGTCTTCGTGGATACGGATGAACACGTCGCAGAGCGTCGCGGCATCGCACGCGACGCCGCGCACATGGGCGATCTCGAACTCGCGACGCGATTGTTTGCAGAGCGCTACCGGCCCGCGTTCGAACTGTACGCCCGCGAAGTCGATCCCGTAGCGGAAGCCGATGCGATATGGGCCAACAACGATGTCGACAACCCCAGGCTGCGGATAAAAACCGAAGTACGATAG
- a CDS encoding GNAT family N-acetyltransferase, giving the protein MPIHIRSAVESDASLILDFIVELAIYEKAEHEVKSTVETIRTSLFEAGSPARALICEIDGEPAGYAVFFLSYSTWLAKKGLYLEDLYVSPKHRGTGAGKRLLRHLAQLAIAEGCGRFEWSVLDWNEPAIRFYESIGASAQSEWVRYRLAGDALHAFAAEPTTA; this is encoded by the coding sequence TTGCCGATTCACATCCGTTCCGCAGTCGAAAGCGACGCGTCGCTGATTCTCGATTTCATCGTCGAACTGGCCATCTACGAAAAAGCCGAGCATGAAGTCAAGAGCACCGTCGAGACGATCCGCACGAGCCTGTTCGAAGCGGGGTCACCGGCCCGCGCGCTGATCTGCGAAATCGACGGCGAGCCCGCGGGCTACGCCGTGTTTTTCCTGTCGTACTCGACATGGCTCGCGAAGAAAGGCCTGTACCTCGAAGACCTCTACGTATCGCCGAAGCATCGTGGCACCGGTGCGGGCAAGCGCCTGCTGCGGCATCTCGCGCAGCTCGCGATCGCCGAAGGCTGCGGTCGCTTCGAGTGGAGCGTGCTCGACTGGAACGAGCCGGCAATCCGTTTCTACGAATCGATCGGAGCCAGCGCGCAATCGGAATGGGTCCGCTACCGGCTCGCAGGCGACGCGCTTCACGCATTCGCCGCTGAGCCAACCACGGCCTGA
- a CDS encoding phospholipase C — MFRQAMIAVPLTGLALALYACGSDSVNHVSAQDAQNTATPIKHLVVIYGENVSFDHYFGTYPTATNPSGEPAFNAAAGTPTVNGLSGTLLTANPNSTNTANGTDAANPFRLDRTQAATADMNHSYTPEQQAADNGAADLFPKFTGTATSGGAGAFGTKGQVMGFFDGNTVTALWNYAQKFAMSDNAYTATYGPSTPGALEVVSGQTNGMQIVKTTKQVSTLAASSYFINDGQGGLTMINDVDPANDTCSSTTDTAMMTGKNIGDLLNTQKITWGGFMGGFNLSTTNSNGTTACKRSTIATAVNAAVADYVPHHNWFQYYTSTANPAHTRPSATAAIGQSLEADGKTPEPANHQYDTDDFFAAVQAGNYPSVSFLKAPAAQDAHAGYSDPLDEQQFVTKVVNFLQQQPDWKNTAVVITYDDSDGWYDHQYMAPTNPSFDAVDQVNGNGVCGTGTPLAGVTAASVNGRCGPGVRIPFMVVSPWAKTNYVDHTFINQASVVRFIEDNWLNSARLGGGSFDATAGDMRGMFNFSGSANTTALFLDPTLGTQVSTAPAL; from the coding sequence ATGTTTCGTCAAGCCATGATCGCCGTCCCGTTGACCGGGCTGGCACTTGCGCTCTATGCCTGCGGCAGCGACAGCGTAAATCACGTCTCCGCACAAGACGCCCAGAACACGGCCACCCCGATCAAGCACCTCGTCGTGATCTACGGCGAGAACGTGTCGTTCGACCACTACTTCGGGACCTATCCGACCGCGACGAACCCGAGCGGTGAACCGGCGTTCAACGCAGCCGCTGGCACGCCGACGGTCAATGGTCTGTCGGGCACGCTGCTGACGGCGAACCCGAACTCCACGAACACCGCGAACGGCACCGACGCGGCGAACCCGTTCCGCCTCGACCGTACGCAGGCGGCCACGGCGGACATGAACCACTCGTACACGCCCGAGCAGCAGGCCGCCGACAACGGCGCAGCCGACCTGTTCCCGAAATTCACGGGCACGGCGACGAGCGGCGGCGCGGGCGCATTCGGCACGAAGGGCCAGGTGATGGGCTTCTTCGACGGCAACACGGTGACCGCGCTGTGGAACTACGCGCAGAAGTTCGCGATGAGCGACAACGCGTACACGGCGACCTACGGCCCGTCGACGCCCGGCGCGCTCGAAGTGGTGTCCGGCCAGACCAACGGCATGCAGATCGTCAAGACAACGAAGCAGGTGTCGACGCTCGCGGCTTCGTCGTACTTCATCAACGACGGCCAGGGCGGCCTGACGATGATCAACGACGTCGATCCGGCCAACGATACGTGCTCGAGCACGACCGACACCGCGATGATGACCGGCAAGAACATCGGCGATCTGCTGAACACGCAGAAGATCACGTGGGGCGGCTTCATGGGCGGCTTCAACCTGTCGACGACGAATAGCAACGGCACGACGGCCTGCAAGCGCAGCACGATCGCCACCGCCGTGAACGCAGCCGTCGCCGACTACGTGCCGCATCACAACTGGTTCCAGTACTACACGTCGACGGCGAACCCGGCGCACACGCGCCCGAGCGCGACGGCCGCGATCGGCCAGAGCCTCGAAGCCGACGGCAAGACGCCGGAACCGGCAAACCACCAGTACGACACGGACGACTTCTTCGCGGCCGTGCAGGCGGGCAACTATCCGTCGGTGAGCTTCCTGAAGGCACCGGCCGCGCAGGACGCGCACGCGGGCTACTCGGATCCGCTCGACGAGCAGCAGTTCGTCACGAAGGTGGTCAACTTCCTGCAGCAGCAGCCGGACTGGAAGAACACCGCCGTCGTCATCACGTATGACGACTCCGACGGCTGGTACGACCACCAGTACATGGCCCCGACGAACCCGTCGTTCGATGCGGTCGACCAGGTGAACGGCAACGGCGTGTGCGGCACCGGCACGCCGCTGGCAGGCGTCACTGCCGCATCGGTCAACGGCCGCTGCGGTCCGGGTGTGCGGATTCCGTTCATGGTCGTGTCGCCGTGGGCGAAGACGAACTATGTCGATCACACGTTCATCAACCAGGCATCGGTCGTCCGCTTCATCGAGGACAACTGGCTGAACAGCGCGCGTCTCGGCGGCGGTTCGTTCGATGCAACCGCTGGCGACATGCGCGGCATGTTCAACTTCAGCGGCAGCGCGAACACGACGGCCCTGTTCCTCGATCCGACGCTCGGCACGCAGGTGAGCACCGCGCCGGCTCTCTGA
- a CDS encoding cytochrome-c peroxidase: MTELSTSPVPATLSTGPGPQGRRRRKLLLPVVAVLAVAVLGFGAFAFAFPGKVPDAVGETVQNLTGANAHPVTLMRPAVAPLSAVAQLGKQLFFDPALSASGKQSCASCHSPAHAYGPPNDLDAQLGGTSMNLQGYRPPPSLMYLYRQPNFSIGPDQGEADDAPSVAQLAASSAGVVKSQKTAGTTTTSQEMVPQGGLFWDGRVDTLQQQAFGPLLNPVEMANASIEPVAQQLQKAAYKQQFIQLFGPRIFSDTKLAVSEAMFAIARYQVEDPSFHPYNSRYDRWLEGKERLTQAELRGLHLFNDPNKANCAGCHLSKPGADGLPPMFTDYQYEALGVPRNRALAQNHDPKFFDLGVCGPFRQDLKDQTQYCAMFLTPTLRNSATRHVFFHNGIYHTLDQVMAFYNDRNTNPGRFYPRGPDGKIQKYDDIPPKLQANVDVKDAPFDRNFGDKPAMTDQDMRDIIAFLQTLNDDPPQTH; this comes from the coding sequence ATGACCGAGCTTTCCACTTCGCCCGTTCCCGCTACGCTCTCCACCGGTCCCGGCCCGCAAGGTCGGCGCCGACGCAAGCTGCTGCTTCCTGTCGTCGCGGTGCTCGCGGTCGCCGTCCTCGGCTTCGGCGCGTTCGCATTCGCGTTTCCGGGCAAGGTGCCGGATGCGGTCGGCGAGACGGTCCAGAACCTGACCGGCGCGAATGCCCACCCTGTCACGCTGATGCGGCCGGCCGTCGCGCCGCTCAGCGCGGTGGCGCAGCTCGGCAAGCAGCTGTTCTTCGATCCGGCGCTGTCCGCGTCGGGCAAGCAGTCGTGCGCGTCGTGCCACAGCCCGGCACATGCATACGGACCGCCGAACGATCTCGACGCGCAACTGGGCGGCACGTCGATGAACCTGCAGGGCTACCGCCCGCCGCCTTCGCTGATGTACCTGTACCGCCAGCCGAACTTCAGCATCGGCCCCGACCAGGGCGAAGCCGACGACGCACCGAGCGTCGCGCAGCTCGCGGCTTCGTCGGCAGGTGTCGTGAAATCGCAGAAGACCGCCGGCACGACGACCACGTCGCAGGAGATGGTCCCGCAAGGCGGTCTCTTCTGGGATGGTCGCGTGGATACGCTGCAGCAACAGGCGTTCGGTCCGCTGCTGAATCCGGTTGAAATGGCCAACGCGAGCATCGAGCCTGTCGCGCAGCAGCTGCAGAAGGCGGCGTACAAACAGCAGTTCATCCAGCTGTTCGGGCCGCGCATTTTCAGCGACACGAAGCTTGCCGTTTCCGAGGCGATGTTCGCGATCGCGCGTTATCAGGTGGAGGATCCGTCGTTCCATCCGTACAACAGCCGGTATGACCGCTGGCTCGAAGGGAAGGAACGTCTGACGCAGGCAGAACTGCGCGGGCTGCATCTGTTCAACGATCCGAACAAGGCCAACTGCGCGGGTTGCCACCTGTCGAAGCCGGGCGCGGACGGCCTGCCGCCGATGTTCACCGACTACCAGTACGAAGCGCTCGGCGTGCCGCGCAATCGCGCGCTCGCGCAGAACCACGATCCGAAGTTCTTCGATCTCGGCGTGTGCGGACCTTTCCGCCAGGATCTGAAGGACCAGACGCAGTATTGCGCTATGTTCCTCACCCCGACGCTGCGCAACTCGGCGACGCGCCACGTGTTCTTCCACAACGGCATCTATCACACGCTTGATCAGGTGATGGCGTTCTACAACGACCGCAACACGAACCCGGGACGCTTCTATCCGCGCGGCCCGGACGGCAAGATCCAGAAATACGACGACATTCCGCCGAAGCTGCAGGCGAACGTCGACGTGAAGGACGCGCCGTTCGACCGCAATTTCGGCGACAAGCCCGCGATGACCGATCAGGACATGCGCGACATCATCGCGTTCCTGCAGACGTTGAACGACGATCCGCCGCAGACGCACTGA